Proteins encoded in a region of the Oncorhynchus gorbuscha isolate QuinsamMale2020 ecotype Even-year linkage group LG16, OgorEven_v1.0, whole genome shotgun sequence genome:
- the LOC124000626 gene encoding serpin H1-like, with protein MYVINIFHSPTSRIFPPWFVDQLKDRVEAEREIRGKLLKEPVSTDMVDTMWVTNLVAMALLATAASAATAASADKVLSNHATLLADNSASLAFSLYQNIAKENDLENILISPVVVASSLGLVALGGKASTASQVKTVLSANKVEDEQLHAGLAELLEEVSDSKARNVTWKISNRLYSPSSVNFADAFVKSSKKHYKYEHTKINFKNKKSAVKSINDWAAKSTDGKLPEVTKDVEKTDGAMIINAMFFKPHWNEQFHHKMVDNRGFLVSHTHTVGVPMMHRTGIYGFHEDTVNKLFILSMPLAHKKSSLVFFMPYHVEPLERLEKLLTRKQLEDWMGKLKETAVAVSLPKVCMEVSHNIQKHLGELGLTEAVDKTKADLSNISGKKDLYLSNVFHASAMEWDTDGNPIDISIFSTDKLKNPKLFYADHPFIFLVKDTKTNSILFLGRLVRPKGKKMRDEL; from the exons ATGTACGTCATTAACATTTTCCATTCCCCAACTTCCAGAATATTTCCCCCATGGTTTGTAGACCAGCTGAAGGATCGTGTGGAAGCTGAGAGAGAAATTAGAGGAAAACTGCTGAAAGAGCCTG TCTCTACTGATATGGTTGACACCATGTGGGTGACTAACCTGGTAGCCATGGCCCTATTGGCCACTGCAGCCTCCGCTGCCACCGCCGCCTCAGCAGACAAGGTCTTGAGCAACCACGCCACCCTGCTGGCTGACAACAGCGCCAGCCTGGCCTTCAGCCTCTACCAGAACATAGCCAAGGAAAATGACCTGGAGAACATCCTCATCTCCCCGGTGGTGGTGGCCTCTTCCCTGGGCCTGGTGGCACTCGGGGGCAAGGCATCCACTGCCTCCCAGGTCAAGACCGTGCTGAGCGCTAACAAAGTGGAGGACGAGCAGCTGCATGCTGGTCTGGCCGAGCTCCTGGAGGAGGTCAGCGACTCCAAGGCCCGTAATGTCACCTGGAAGATCAGCAACCGCCTATACAGCCCCAGCTCGGTCAACTTTGCAGATGCCTTTGTCAAGAGCAGCAAGAAGCACTACAAATATGAACACACAAAGATAAACTTCAAGAACAAGAAGAGCGCTGTGAAGTCCATCAACGATTGGGCGGCCAAATCCACCGATGGCAAGCTGCCCGAGGTAACCAAGGATGTGGAGAAGACCGATGGGGCCATGATCATCAACGCCATGTTCTTTAAAC CCCATTGGAATGAACAGTTCCACCATAAGATGGTGGACAACCGTGGCTTCCTGGTGTCTCACACTCACACTGTTGGTGTACCCATGATGCACCGCACAG GTATCTATGGCTTCCACGAAGACACAGTGAATAAGCTGTTCATCCTGAGCATGCCCCTGGCCCATAAGAAGTCCAGCCTGGTGTTCTTCATGCCCTACCACGTGGAGCCCCTGGAGAGGCTGGAGAAGCTGCTGACCCGCAAGCAGCTGGAAGACTGGATGGGCAAGCTAAAGGAGACGGCTGTTGCTGTGTCTCTGCCCAAAGTCTGCATGGAAGTCAGCCACAACATCCAG aaacaCCTTGGGGAGCTGGGTCTGACTGAGGCTGTGGATAAGACCAAAGCGGACCTGTCCAACATCTCTGGGAAGAAGGACCTGTATCTGTCCAATGTATTCCATGCCTCTGCCATGGAGTGGGACACCGATGGGAACCCCATAGACATAAGCATCTTCAGCACAGATAAGCTGAAGAACCCCAAGCTGTTCTACGCTGACCATCCCTTCATCTTCCTGGTGAAGGACACCAAGACCAACTCCATCCTCTTCCTCGGCAGACTGGTGCGACCTAAGGGCAAGAAGATGAGAGATGAATTATAA
- the LOC124000619 gene encoding tsukushi-like → MSSFLGVSVWFLLVLHYVAAVMDCHPGCRCEVESFGLFHSFSLTRVDCSGVGRGHGLVVPISIPLDTSSLDLSSSAIHTIADSMLSGPGYTTLASLDLSNNLLSRLNSSIFSRLRYLETLDLSHNTLEELAPGCFSGLPLAEVDLSGNRLQEVNLEVFSNKGHGAGPLNVDLSNNLLNTVTTRDPQVLSPPNIQSLSLAGNRLRAVPKLQGLPLRSLSLDGNPILSIERHSFTGLRDLAYLSLSGLSELTSIQLQSFSELSSLQVLDLSHNSRLRPLNPEVFSGLAALQELNLSNSGVVSLPSNILNLLPSIKSIVLREKVNCWKTHRQVQFHRQIGGQSTRGEELTCDVIGIVL, encoded by the coding sequence ATGTCCAGTTTCCTGGGTGTGAGTGTTTGGTTCTTGCTTGTCCTTCACTATGTGGCTGCAGTGATGGACTGCCACCCGGGTTGTCGCTGTGAAGTCGAGAGCTTCGGCCTGTTCCACAGCTTCAGCCTGACCCGGGTCGACTGTAGTGGGGTGGGCCGTGGTCATGGCCTGGTGGtccccatctccatccccctGGACACCTCCTCCCTAGACCTGTCCTCCAGCGCCATCCACACCATCGCTGACTCCATGCTGTCTGGGCCGGGCTACACCACGCTGGCCAGCCTAGACCTCAGCAACAACCTCCTCTCCAGGCTCAACAGCAGCATCTTCTCCAGGCTGCGCTACCTGGAGACCTTGGACCTGAGCCACAACACCCTGGAGGAGCTGGCCCCCGGCTGCTTCTCTGGCTTGCCCCTGGCCGAGGTGGACCTGAGCGGCAACAGGCTCCAGGAGGTCAACCTGGAGGTCTTTTCCAACAAGGGCCACGGTGCAGGACCTCTCAATGTGGACCTGTCTAACAACCTGCTGAACACTGTCACGACTAGGGATCCACAGGTGCTAAGCCCTCCTAACATTCAGAGCCTCAGTCTGGCAGGGAATCGTCTGAGGGCTGTGCCCAAGCTGCAGGGCCTCCCTCTAAGGTCTCTGAGCCTGGACGGCAACCCCATCCTCAGCATCGAAAGGCACAGCTTCACAGGGCTAAGGGATCTGGCTTACCTGTCTCTCAGTGGACTGTCTGAGCTCACCTCCATCCAGCTCCAAAGTTTCAGTGAGCTGAGCAGCCTGCAGGTCCTGGACCTGTCCCACAACAGCAGGCTGAGACCACTTAACCCTGAGGTGTTTAGCGGACTGGCTGCCTTACAGGAGCTCAACCTGTCCAACTCAGGGGTGGTGTCTCTGCCCAGCAACATTCTCAACCTCCTGCCCAGCATCAAAAGCATCGTTCTCAGGGAGAAGGTAAACTGTTGGAAGACCCATAGACAGGTGCAGTTCCACAGACAGATAGGAGGACAGTCAACAAGGGGGGAGGAATTGACCTGTGATGTCATAGGAATTGTTTTATGA